The proteins below come from a single Limosilactobacillus reuteri genomic window:
- a CDS encoding bifunctional folylpolyglutamate synthase/dihydrofolate synthase, translating into MIKTYDEALSFIHGRTQFKKIPTLTRMKRFLAELGNPQEGLKYIHVTGTNGKGSTVAMMRSALLESGLTVGSFTSPFITRFNERIEYNGIPISDDDLLRLVQKIAPVVKKLDDTLETGGPTEFEIDTALMFCYMAEKKPDVILLEVGIGGLYDSTNVITPVVSVITTVGWDHMKYLGDTLAKIAAQKAGIIKKGVPVILGALPTEARETILADAKEKKSPVFELGKDFTVHKLNGHQFHAKIRYQGKNLKKIEIILGLPGDYQIENAAVALMALELFMEKRGLAIDRRALIAGLENAAWPGRLEEINTTPLVLLDGAHNLPGVQALVHTIKNDFADREVYLLVAILADKQYELMLGELASLGNIHLTVTHFAGPGPKRPSADLAKAVADIPTKYPIQIINDWRLGIGQVASQMSADDVMIITGSLYFVSDVRRFFLN; encoded by the coding sequence ATGATTAAAACTTATGATGAAGCATTATCTTTTATTCATGGACGAACACAATTCAAGAAAATTCCAACACTCACACGGATGAAACGATTCTTGGCAGAATTAGGGAACCCACAAGAAGGACTTAAATACATTCACGTTACAGGAACTAATGGTAAGGGATCAACCGTTGCAATGATGCGGTCTGCTTTACTGGAAAGTGGCCTTACTGTTGGAAGTTTTACATCACCTTTTATTACACGATTTAATGAACGAATTGAGTATAATGGAATCCCAATTAGTGATGATGATCTTTTAAGATTAGTTCAAAAAATTGCCCCTGTTGTCAAAAAACTTGATGATACATTAGAAACAGGCGGTCCAACTGAATTTGAAATTGATACAGCATTAATGTTTTGCTACATGGCTGAAAAGAAGCCCGATGTTATATTGCTTGAAGTGGGGATTGGGGGGCTATACGATTCTACTAATGTAATTACGCCAGTTGTTAGCGTGATCACGACAGTTGGCTGGGATCATATGAAGTATTTAGGTGATACTTTAGCTAAGATTGCGGCTCAAAAAGCAGGAATAATCAAAAAAGGTGTCCCAGTTATTTTAGGTGCTCTCCCAACAGAAGCGCGCGAAACTATTCTCGCAGATGCAAAGGAGAAAAAATCCCCGGTTTTTGAATTAGGAAAAGACTTTACTGTTCACAAACTTAATGGTCATCAGTTCCACGCAAAAATTCGGTATCAAGGAAAAAATCTGAAAAAAATAGAAATAATTCTTGGGTTGCCAGGCGACTATCAGATAGAAAATGCAGCAGTTGCTTTGATGGCTCTTGAGCTTTTTATGGAGAAGCGTGGGCTGGCAATTGATCGTCGTGCTTTGATAGCGGGATTAGAAAATGCTGCTTGGCCGGGGCGATTAGAAGAAATAAATACTACTCCTCTGGTCTTACTAGATGGCGCTCATAATCTTCCTGGTGTCCAGGCCCTGGTTCATACTATTAAGAATGATTTTGCCGATCGGGAAGTTTACCTCTTGGTAGCGATTTTGGCTGATAAGCAATATGAATTAATGCTTGGGGAATTAGCAAGCTTGGGGAATATTCACTTAACTGTTACTCACTTTGCTGGCCCCGGTCCAAAAAGACCAAGTGCAGACTTAGCAAAAGCAGTTGCTGATATTCCAACTAAATATCCCATCCAGATTATTAACGACTGGCGATTAGGAATCGGGCAGGTGGCAAGTCAAATGAGTGCGGACGATGTAATGATTATTACTGGTTCTCTTTATTTTGTTTCAGATGTTCGTAGATTCTTTTTAAATTAA
- a CDS encoding JAB domain-containing protein, translated as MENEVINEYTKLVWTAIPDKPGTKKQELCQRFLRKCPTPLAIKRLSRIEKNEINEWAPEMLNFFAAIELGKIVTKSHEEIIGHAYSSIELGRKMVDHFQSEEQESVCIACTDIHNEIIDWKILFVGGGCECILYPDKIFQYALRCSAQGIIMIHNHPTGDIHPSKQDESFTRRLERGCEIIGLHLVDFMIVGRDTYHSWREASLVNELKK; from the coding sequence ATGGAAAATGAAGTGATTAACGAATATACAAAATTAGTCTGGACGGCTATTCCTGATAAACCGGGAACAAAGAAGCAGGAATTATGTCAACGTTTCTTACGTAAGTGTCCTACTCCCCTAGCAATTAAACGGCTTTCACGTATTGAAAAAAATGAGATAAATGAATGGGCGCCAGAAATGCTTAACTTTTTTGCTGCTATTGAATTAGGGAAGATAGTAACTAAAAGTCACGAAGAAATTATTGGCCATGCTTATTCGAGTATCGAATTAGGACGCAAGATGGTTGACCATTTTCAAAGTGAGGAGCAAGAAAGTGTTTGTATTGCCTGTACAGATATCCATAATGAGATAATTGATTGGAAAATTTTGTTTGTAGGCGGCGGATGCGAATGTATTCTTTATCCTGATAAGATTTTTCAATATGCGCTCCGGTGTTCAGCTCAAGGAATTATTATGATCCACAATCATCCGACGGGAGACATTCATCCTTCTAAGCAAGATGAATCTTTTACTCGTCGCTTAGAACGAGGATGTGAGATTATTGGACTTCATTTAGTTGACTTTATGATTGTTGGTCGTGATACATACCATAGTTGGCGTGAAGCTAGTCTCGTTAATGAGCTTAAAAAGTAA
- a CDS encoding rod shape-determining protein, producing MLGIGTKNLGIDLGTANTIVYLEGKGIVLREPSVVARNSKTNEVIAVGSDARDMIGRTPESIVAIRPMKDGVIADYDTTVAMMKYYIDKALGNNGKPYVMVCVPSGITEVEKRAVIDATRVAGARDAYVIEEPFAAAIGAGLPVMDPTGSMVVDIGGGTTDVATISLGGIVSSRSIRMAGDKMNDAIVQYVRQHMNLLIGERTAEKLKWDIGSASVEAAEEMGTTQVRGRDLVTGLPKTMQVSAKDVSTALQDVVDSIITAIKGTLEETSPEIAADVIDHGIVLTGGGALLKHLPDVIADATKVPVFIANDPLDCVAIGTGESLKSIDVMKKK from the coding sequence TTGCTAGGAATTGGAACAAAAAATCTTGGCATTGACCTTGGAACTGCTAATACAATTGTCTACCTTGAAGGTAAGGGTATTGTATTAAGAGAACCATCAGTTGTTGCTCGTAATTCTAAGACTAACGAAGTAATCGCTGTTGGCAGTGATGCCCGTGATATGATCGGACGGACGCCAGAAAGCATTGTGGCTATCCGACCAATGAAAGACGGTGTTATTGCTGATTACGACACAACAGTTGCAATGATGAAGTATTATATTGATAAAGCACTAGGAAATAATGGTAAGCCATATGTTATGGTATGTGTTCCTAGTGGGATCACGGAAGTTGAAAAGCGGGCAGTGATTGATGCTACTCGAGTTGCAGGTGCTCGTGATGCTTATGTTATTGAAGAACCATTTGCAGCAGCCATTGGAGCTGGATTACCGGTTATGGATCCAACCGGTAGTATGGTTGTTGATATTGGTGGCGGTACTACTGATGTTGCTACCATTTCATTAGGTGGTATTGTCTCAAGCCGGTCCATTCGAATGGCAGGAGATAAGATGAATGATGCAATTGTTCAATATGTTCGTCAACATATGAATTTATTAATTGGTGAACGAACAGCTGAAAAGCTTAAGTGGGATATTGGGTCTGCATCTGTTGAAGCTGCTGAAGAAATGGGAACAACACAAGTTCGCGGTCGTGATCTTGTAACTGGATTGCCAAAGACAATGCAAGTATCTGCGAAGGATGTTTCAACGGCCCTCCAAGATGTTGTTGATAGTATTATTACGGCAATTAAAGGAACACTTGAAGAAACTTCCCCAGAAATTGCTGCTGATGTTATTGATCACGGGATTGTATTAACTGGTGGGGGCGCATTATTAAAGCATTTACCAGATGTTATTGCAGATGCAACCAAAGTACCAGTATTTATTGCTAATGATCCCCTTGACTGTGTTGCTATTGGTACCGGCGAGTCATTAAAGAGTATTGATGTAATGAAGAAAAAGTAA
- the mreC gene encoding rod shape-determining protein MreC: protein MQKFFSNRRLVIAVIILVVCFGLMAGSVSLRNRRNTPPIIQQFGNDIVGFVDSAVALPVNWAQTSISSINGLMNTYSENRELKQQVTELAQTKVRDQTLAHENKQLKQQLKLNNSMTDYNTVTAAVLMRTPSSWQRQLVINKGQSSGIKKNMPVMSGSGLIGRITEVNKTNSKVELLSDTSESSNRFAITLNGQNGKVINGIITGYNARNNELEMGQVTSKAKIKKGTRVVTSGMGGVTPKGLYVGRVSHVGKDDYGLAQKIYITPATDFNDINIVTVAEAASQE, encoded by the coding sequence ATGCAGAAATTTTTTTCCAATCGCCGATTAGTTATTGCTGTGATAATTCTAGTTGTCTGTTTTGGACTAATGGCAGGTTCTGTTTCTTTACGGAATAGACGAAATACACCACCGATTATCCAACAATTTGGAAATGATATTGTTGGCTTTGTTGATAGTGCAGTTGCTCTCCCTGTAAATTGGGCACAGACAAGTATAAGTTCAATAAATGGGTTGATGAATACTTATTCTGAAAACCGTGAACTTAAACAGCAAGTAACTGAATTAGCACAAACTAAAGTCCGTGATCAGACCTTAGCTCATGAAAATAAACAATTAAAACAACAGTTAAAACTTAATAATTCAATGACCGACTATAATACAGTTACAGCGGCTGTGTTAATGCGCACACCATCTTCATGGCAACGACAACTCGTAATTAATAAAGGTCAATCTAGTGGTATTAAGAAGAATATGCCCGTTATGAGTGGTAGTGGGTTAATTGGTCGGATTACAGAAGTAAATAAAACTAATAGTAAAGTTGAATTATTGAGTGATACTAGTGAATCATCAAACCGTTTTGCAATTACCCTTAATGGTCAAAATGGGAAGGTGATTAACGGGATTATCACCGGATATAATGCAAGAAATAACGAGCTTGAAATGGGACAAGTAACTTCTAAAGCTAAAATAAAAAAGGGTACCCGAGTAGTAACCAGTGGAATGGGTGGTGTGACACCAAAGGGACTTTACGTTGGTCGCGTGTCGCATGTCGGTAAAGATGATTATGGCCTCGCCCAGAAAATCTATATTACTCCAGCAACGGACTTTAATGATATTAATATTGTTACAGTTGCTGAAGCAGCTTCGCAGGAGTGA
- the mreD gene encoding rod shape-determining protein MreD has translation MYRLSRLKYIFPIGLFVCLFLDGALSHVWAPLFFSYPYSMVSELVLLWLVLSYFFQDDIEIPLIPFAIAAGAVYDLYFSGILGLYIFLYPLVVEITKILSRYFSSSFLSMIMIFFVDIVIFETFNYWAYYLVNITNVGFGDYLIYTLAPTLALNLIYFVVLFWPIRAIYRWALDDDQI, from the coding sequence ATGTATCGTTTATCACGCTTAAAATATATATTCCCAATTGGCTTATTTGTATGTCTGTTTTTGGACGGAGCCTTAAGCCATGTGTGGGCACCATTATTTTTCAGTTATCCCTATTCAATGGTGAGTGAACTTGTCTTACTATGGTTAGTCTTATCGTACTTCTTTCAAGATGATATTGAGATTCCATTAATTCCATTTGCAATTGCTGCTGGTGCAGTTTACGATTTATACTTTTCGGGAATTTTAGGATTGTATATTTTCTTGTATCCATTAGTAGTCGAAATAACTAAAATTTTATCTCGTTATTTTAGTTCATCATTTCTTTCGATGATTATGATTTTCTTTGTTGATATTGTCATTTTTGAGACGTTTAATTATTGGGCATATTATTTAGTGAATATTACTAATGTTGGTTTTGGCGACTATCTTATTTATACGCTTGCTCCAACGTTAGCATTGAATTTAATTTATTTTGTTGTCCTCTTCTGGCCAATTCGCGCAATATATCGCTGGGCATTAGACGATGATCAAATTTAA
- a CDS encoding amino acid ABC transporter permease — MSMQYISEILPSLFQGAALTLQIFFWTLVGSLPLGILVSLGLTSKIKPLKWVLEIYVWLMRGTPLLLQLIFVFYGLPIIGIVFERYDAALVAFILNYAAYFAEIFRGGFQSVDQGQFEAARVLRLSYWQTLRKIIIPQVIKIVIPSIGNEVINLVKDSSLVYVIGLGDLLRAGNVATSRDVTLVPLMLVGLIYLILVGICTLILRQVEKCYAYFK, encoded by the coding sequence ATGTCAATGCAATATATAAGTGAAATTCTACCTTCATTATTCCAAGGGGCTGCTCTTACATTACAGATTTTCTTCTGGACATTAGTTGGATCGCTGCCATTAGGAATTTTGGTTAGCTTAGGACTTACTTCTAAAATTAAGCCTTTGAAGTGGGTGTTAGAAATTTATGTTTGGTTAATGCGGGGAACGCCTTTGCTGCTTCAACTAATCTTTGTATTCTATGGGTTACCAATTATTGGCATTGTTTTTGAACGTTACGATGCCGCCCTAGTTGCTTTTATTTTGAACTATGCAGCTTATTTTGCTGAAATTTTCCGTGGTGGTTTCCAATCTGTTGATCAAGGTCAGTTTGAAGCAGCTCGTGTTTTACGCCTAAGCTACTGGCAAACCCTTCGTAAAATTATCATTCCTCAGGTAATAAAAATTGTTATTCCATCAATTGGAAATGAAGTTATTAACTTAGTAAAAGATTCATCGTTAGTTTACGTAATTGGTCTTGGTGATTTACTTCGAGCAGGAAACGTTGCAACTTCACGGGATGTCACACTTGTTCCATTGATGTTAGTCGGATTAATCTATTTGATCCTTGTAGGAATTTGTACATTAATTCTACGGCAAGTTGAAAAATGTTATGCATACTTCAAGTAA
- a CDS encoding amino acid ABC transporter ATP-binding protein, translating into MLEVRDLKKSFGDRQILDGVNLTVKDGEILCIVGPSGAGKTTLLRCITGLETPDSGEFFINGRRFDPQGTDAADRVIGVVFQDFKLFPNLSVMENITLAPMMVLKKDKQEAIAEAQKLLEELGLNTKGKLYPYQLSGGQKQRVAIARALAMKPKILCYDEPTSALDPNLRKDVANIILGLKKDGMTQLIVTHDLEFAEDIADDILRVQPLDQRQNK; encoded by the coding sequence ATGTTAGAAGTTCGAGATTTAAAAAAGAGTTTTGGTGATCGGCAAATTTTAGATGGGGTTAATTTAACAGTTAAAGATGGTGAGATTCTTTGTATTGTTGGTCCATCAGGTGCTGGGAAAACGACCTTACTTCGTTGTATTACTGGACTGGAAACTCCCGATAGTGGTGAGTTTTTCATTAACGGTCGTCGCTTTGATCCTCAGGGAACAGATGCAGCTGACCGAGTAATCGGTGTGGTTTTTCAAGACTTTAAGCTTTTCCCAAATCTTTCGGTAATGGAAAATATCACGTTAGCGCCGATGATGGTATTGAAAAAGGATAAACAAGAAGCAATTGCTGAAGCGCAAAAACTGCTTGAAGAATTAGGGCTTAATACCAAAGGAAAATTGTACCCCTACCAACTTTCGGGTGGACAAAAGCAACGGGTTGCCATTGCTCGTGCATTAGCAATGAAGCCTAAAATTTTGTGCTATGATGAACCAACATCAGCGCTTGATCCAAACCTCCGAAAAGATGTGGCTAATATTATTTTGGGATTAAAGAAGGACGGAATGACTCAATTAATTGTTACTCACGATTTAGAATTTGCGGAAGATATTGCTGATGATATTTTACGAGTACAACCACTTGATCAACGTCAGAATAAATAG
- a CDS encoding amino acid ABC transporter substrate-binding protein yields the protein MKKAKAIWLLILLVVPVLLLSGCESVTKRADTQDTWNRIERRKRVIVGLDDSFVPMDFRQKNGKLVGYDVDLARAVFKQYGIKVDFQPIDWSMKETELKNGTIDLLWNGYSVNPSRAKKVAFSRYYLENRQILVTKKKSNIKNLNGMTGKTLGVQNGSTGVTVLDEKPKLLKDKIKNHTPVLYDTFPNAFIDLNANRIQGILMDEVYANYYIKHQPNSNSYRTYISKELPMEHFAVGMRKGDKTLKKKINQGLGNLQKNGELRKLNEKWFGQDSNYLGPDNTK from the coding sequence ATGAAAAAAGCGAAAGCAATTTGGTTACTTATTTTGTTAGTAGTACCTGTTCTCCTTCTTAGTGGCTGTGAAAGTGTAACAAAGCGTGCTGATACGCAAGATACATGGAACCGGATTGAGCGCCGAAAAAGAGTAATTGTCGGCCTTGATGACAGTTTTGTTCCAATGGATTTTCGCCAAAAGAATGGCAAGCTGGTTGGTTATGACGTTGATCTTGCCCGGGCTGTTTTTAAGCAGTATGGAATAAAAGTTGATTTTCAGCCAATTGATTGGTCAATGAAAGAGACTGAGTTAAAAAATGGTACGATTGACTTGTTATGGAATGGGTATTCTGTTAATCCTAGCCGTGCCAAAAAAGTTGCCTTTAGTCGTTACTATTTAGAGAATCGGCAGATATTAGTAACTAAAAAGAAGAGTAACATTAAAAATCTGAACGGGATGACGGGCAAAACACTCGGGGTGCAGAATGGTTCAACGGGAGTAACCGTTTTGGATGAGAAGCCAAAGTTATTAAAGGATAAAATAAAGAACCATACACCAGTACTTTATGATACATTTCCTAATGCATTTATTGATTTAAATGCAAATCGAATTCAAGGAATTTTAATGGACGAGGTTTATGCTAATTACTATATTAAGCACCAACCAAATAGTAATTCGTATCGCACTTATATTAGCAAAGAGCTGCCAATGGAACATTTTGCAGTGGGAATGCGAAAAGGTGACAAGACCTTAAAGAAGAAAATTAATCAAGGCTTAGGTAATTTGCAGAAAAATGGTGAATTACGGAAGCTTAATGAAAAATGGTTCGGTCAAGATAGTAACTACTTGGGACCGGATAACACTAAATAA
- the yfmF gene encoding EF-P 5-aminopentanol modification-associated protein YfmF has translation MDFNLARGVDLHIIPTKQFKMNHVLIDFATPQTPTNATARNLLANLLETSTHRYPTQTALARQLASLYGAYVNLYVNRLGTLHTVRLRASFVNDRFVDEDLFEKISSLINEIIFHPLIDDGEFDGPTFRIQSNNLKSAIKSLYDDKQFLANQRLMDLYYQNDSVMKVPSFGQIADLENLNAKSLVSTYHSMINEDKIDIFVLGDIDPIRAQQVIAKLPFKDRDIANNSPLYHQALYDQVQRKTEYQQVNQAKLNLAYSLPVYYYDADYYAGLVFNGLFGGTPYSKLFTNVREKASLAYYASSRLLPFNGIISVQTGIQASDQEKVQNMIQEQLTALQNGDLTTETLSEVQDSLINQYRAGHDLASNVLEQQLVTKLVNESDKNFITEIKKVTIADVMRVAKQMKLQAVYLLSGEK, from the coding sequence GTGGATTTTAATCTTGCTCGTGGCGTGGACTTGCACATTATACCCACAAAACAATTTAAGATGAATCACGTCTTAATAGATTTTGCGACTCCGCAAACACCAACGAATGCTACTGCACGAAATTTATTGGCAAACCTATTAGAGACCAGCACGCATCGCTATCCAACACAGACGGCTTTGGCTCGTCAACTGGCATCTTTATATGGTGCTTATGTTAATTTATATGTTAACCGGCTGGGGACATTGCATACTGTTCGATTGCGAGCAAGTTTTGTTAATGATCGCTTTGTTGATGAAGATTTATTTGAAAAGATTAGTAGCTTAATAAATGAGATCATTTTCCATCCCCTGATCGATGATGGGGAATTTGATGGTCCTACTTTTAGGATTCAATCTAATAATTTAAAAAGTGCGATAAAGTCGCTTTATGACGATAAACAATTTTTGGCTAATCAACGTCTTATGGACTTGTACTACCAAAATGATTCTGTAATGAAGGTTCCTAGTTTCGGTCAAATTGCTGATCTTGAGAACTTAAATGCTAAAAGTTTAGTTTCAACGTATCATTCAATGATTAATGAAGATAAAATTGATATTTTTGTGTTAGGTGACATTGATCCGATACGTGCTCAGCAAGTTATTGCTAAGTTGCCTTTTAAAGATCGCGATATTGCTAATAATTCACCTTTATATCATCAAGCATTGTATGATCAAGTTCAAAGAAAAACAGAATACCAACAAGTAAATCAGGCAAAGTTAAATTTGGCATATTCTTTACCTGTCTATTATTATGATGCTGATTACTATGCTGGTTTGGTTTTCAATGGGCTTTTTGGTGGCACGCCATATTCAAAACTTTTTACGAATGTCCGTGAAAAAGCTAGTTTAGCTTATTATGCCTCTAGCCGGCTCCTTCCATTTAATGGGATTATAAGTGTTCAAACGGGAATTCAAGCGAGTGATCAAGAAAAAGTTCAAAATATGATTCAGGAACAATTGACTGCCTTGCAAAATGGTGATCTTACTACTGAGACGTTAAGTGAAGTTCAAGATAGTTTGATTAACCAATATCGTGCAGGGCATGATTTGGCAAGTAATGTTTTGGAGCAACAATTAGTTACCAAATTAGTCAATGAATCGGATAAGAACTTTATTACTGAAATAAAAAAAGTAACCATAGCTGACGTCATGCGCGTTGCTAAACAAATGAAACTTCAGGCAGTTTATTTATTAAGTGGTGAGAAATAA
- the yfmH gene encoding EF-P 5-aminopentanol modification-associated protein YfmH, translating into MDREVYQKFNQSIYREQLSNGLKVQLLPMEGYHKTYAILTADFGSIDNHFIPYHQKEAITVPDGVAHFLEHKMFEKKDHDAFDLFGKLGADSNAFTSFTQTSYLFSTTSNLHENLDVLLDFVQDPYFTAETVKKEQGIIGQEIQMYEDDPSWRLYLGILGNLYPKDPMRIDIAGTVESISHITPEILMDSYRTFYQPTNMNLFLVGRLDPEETMGWIKQNQEQKIFAPAETPQRLFSLNDPTAHDVIPFRSLTMDIVRPKVMVGLRGTKQFDDGKERLHYKLAIDLLLDVLFDDTSDNYLRLYNNETLDDTFSYNFEMQRGFHFAYFSSDTDQMERFADEVIDILESADQQIEAARTRFEGIKKAELGRLIGLLDSPEAIANRYAGDLFAGASLMDEIATLETITIDDLYQVAKEFITPQGISVYQVVPQHQ; encoded by the coding sequence ATGGATAGAGAAGTTTATCAAAAATTTAACCAGTCCATTTATCGTGAACAATTATCAAATGGTTTGAAAGTCCAGCTCTTACCAATGGAAGGCTACCATAAGACATATGCTATTTTAACAGCTGATTTTGGCTCCATTGATAATCATTTTATACCGTACCATCAAAAGGAGGCGATTACTGTTCCGGACGGGGTTGCCCACTTCCTTGAGCATAAAATGTTTGAGAAAAAAGATCATGATGCCTTTGATTTGTTTGGTAAACTAGGAGCTGATTCAAATGCCTTTACTAGTTTTACTCAAACAAGTTATCTTTTTTCGACCACTAGTAATCTCCATGAGAATTTAGATGTTTTATTAGATTTTGTTCAAGATCCCTACTTTACTGCAGAGACAGTGAAGAAAGAGCAGGGGATTATTGGCCAAGAAATTCAAATGTATGAGGATGATCCGAGTTGGCGGCTTTACCTAGGTATTTTAGGCAATTTATACCCTAAAGATCCAATGCGGATTGATATTGCGGGAACGGTTGAATCAATCAGTCATATTACACCAGAAATTTTGATGGATAGTTACCGGACTTTCTATCAACCAACCAATATGAACCTTTTCCTTGTAGGACGCTTAGATCCAGAAGAAACAATGGGATGGATCAAGCAAAACCAAGAACAAAAGATTTTTGCTCCCGCAGAGACACCCCAACGGTTATTTAGCTTGAACGATCCAACTGCTCATGATGTAATTCCATTTCGTTCATTAACGATGGATATTGTTCGTCCCAAAGTGATGGTAGGTTTACGAGGGACCAAGCAATTTGATGATGGTAAAGAACGGCTTCACTACAAATTAGCAATTGATCTTTTGTTAGATGTTTTGTTTGACGATACTTCAGATAATTATTTGCGTTTATATAATAATGAAACATTAGATGACACGTTTAGTTACAATTTTGAAATGCAACGGGGCTTTCACTTTGCGTACTTTAGCTCTGATACTGATCAGATGGAACGCTTTGCAGATGAGGTTATTGATATTCTTGAAAGTGCTGACCAACAAATTGAAGCGGCGCGGACAAGGTTTGAGGGAATTAAAAAAGCAGAACTAGGGCGGTTAATTGGCTTATTAGATTCGCCAGAAGCAATTGCTAATCGTTATGCTGGAGACCTCTTTGCTGGTGCTAGCTTGATGGATGAGATAGCGACCTTGGAAACTATTACGATTGATGATCTTTATCAAGTTGCAAAAGAGTTTATTACTCCGCAAGGTATTTCGGTATACCAAGTTGTTCCGCAACATCAATAA
- a CDS encoding helix-turn-helix domain-containing protein has product MSENENDQKRLEIGKILRKAREEKGYTLDDLQQMTKIQKRYLIAIEDENFDELPGDFYVRAFIKQYANTVGLDGNELLQKYDDQLPQTKTEEYSDHLAQAVETRANQRKTVSGSVDKVRNYMPTIIIACVIILVLAAIWITAIARNHRDSSTRIDNSSVSVSGESRKKASTSAKKASTKQSKSTAIKLQEAPNRNDTSVTYTASQLTKDTTLQIEPSDRSWMQVRANNNDLLNRTLNNNEKTSVKISRDTTSLVITVGNARATKLKLGNQEIDFTNNGRYQNTRNVTINFGRTQTSSSSASQPSNSSSQASSSSARPNNATQPSAANNNSRPQTNASQQSNQPTR; this is encoded by the coding sequence ATGAGTGAGAACGAGAACGATCAAAAACGACTAGAAATCGGTAAAATTTTACGAAAAGCACGGGAAGAAAAGGGCTATACCCTTGATGACCTTCAACAAATGACTAAGATTCAAAAGCGGTATTTAATCGCGATTGAAGATGAAAATTTTGATGAACTTCCTGGTGACTTTTATGTTCGTGCGTTCATTAAGCAATACGCCAATACAGTGGGCTTAGATGGTAATGAATTATTGCAAAAATACGATGATCAATTACCACAGACTAAAACGGAAGAGTATTCCGATCACTTGGCTCAAGCAGTTGAAACTCGTGCAAACCAACGAAAAACTGTTAGTGGGAGCGTAGATAAGGTTCGTAACTACATGCCAACGATTATTATTGCTTGCGTGATTATTTTAGTGTTGGCAGCGATTTGGATTACGGCCATTGCTCGCAATCATCGCGATTCTTCTACACGGATTGATAATAGTTCAGTATCTGTTTCTGGAGAGAGTCGTAAGAAGGCCTCTACCTCTGCTAAAAAGGCAAGTACAAAGCAAAGCAAATCAACGGCAATCAAGCTTCAAGAAGCACCTAATCGGAATGACACAAGCGTTACTTACACAGCAAGTCAACTTACTAAAGACACAACGCTACAAATTGAACCAAGTGATCGTTCTTGGATGCAAGTAAGAGCAAATAATAATGACTTATTAAATAGAACTTTGAATAACAATGAAAAAACTAGTGTAAAAATAAGTCGTGACACAACTTCATTAGTAATCACGGTTGGCAATGCCCGGGCAACAAAATTAAAACTCGGTAATCAAGAAATCGACTTTACTAATAATGGCCGTTACCAGAACACGCGGAATGTAACGATTAACTTTGGCCGTACCCAAACAAGCAGCAGTTCAGCAAGTCAGCCGTCAAATAGCTCAAGCCAAGCTTCGTCATCCTCGGCACGTCCTAATAATGCTACTCAACCGTCTGCTGCTAATAATAACAGTCGTCCTCAGACAAATGCTAGTCAACAAAGTAATCAACCAACTCGTTAA